Below is a genomic region from Vibrio nitrifigilis.
CCGGATGGTTAGCTTATCCACCATTATCTGGAATTAAGGCGAGTCCGGGAGTTGGGGTCGATTATTGGATATGGGCGCTGCAGATATCGGGTGTCGGTACGACATTAACGGGTGTTAACTTCTTCGTGACTATCTTGCGTATGCGTACGCCTAGTATGCCACTGATGAAAATGCCTGTGTTCACATGGGCTTCTCTGTGTGCCAATATCCTAATCATCATTTCATTCCCAATTTTGACAGTAACTATTGCTCTGTTAACGTTGGACCGTTACTTAGGTTTCCACTTCTTCACCAATGATATGGGTGGGAACATGATGATGTATATCAACTTGATATGGGCTTGGGGTCACCCTGAAGTGTATATCTTGGTTCTGCCAGTATTTGGTGTTTTCTCCGAAGTCACTGCGACATTCTCGCGCAAAAAATTGTTCGGTTATACCTCACTAGTATGGGCAACTATTGTTATTACCATCCTTGCTTTCGTTGTTTGGCTGCACCACTTCTTTACCATGGGCAGTGGCGCGAATGTGAACGCGTTCTTCGGCATCGCAACCATGATCATCTCGATACCGACAGGGGTTAAGATATTCAACTGGTTGTTTACCATGTACAAAGGGCGTATTACCTTTACAACACCAATGATGTGGACAATCGGTTTCTTGATCTCATTCAGTATCGGTGGGATGACCGGGGTATTGATGGCCGTTCCTGGTGCTGACTTTGTTCTGCACAACAGTGTGTTCTTGATTGCTCACTTCCATAACGTGATCATCGGTGGGGTCGTATTCGGTTGTTTTGCTGGTATAACTTACTGGTTCCCTAAAGCAACGGGATTCAAGTTGAACGAAACTTGGGGTAAACGTGCATTTTGGTTCTGGCTAATTGGCTTTATTTTAGCCTTCTTACCACTGTATGCGCTTGGATTTATGGGAATGACTCGTCGTTTAAGTCAAGACCTTAACCCTGAATATTTCCCATTCTTAGCCGTTGCTGCCTTTGGTACTGCGCTAGTGGCTGTCGGTGTGCTTTGCCAAGTTATGCAGTTCATCGTCAGTATTCGTGATCGCAAACTAAACGAAGACGTGACGGGCGATGCATGGGATGGACGTACGCTTGAATGGTCTGTTTCATCACCACCACCATTCTACAACTTTGCTGTTATTCCTAAAGGGGATGAGCTTGATGCTTTCTGGTATCAGAAAGAACGTGGCGAACACGACATCAACAAAGAAGTAGAATACGAGCGCATTCATATGCCTAAGAATACACCAACGGGGATTTATGTATCCTTCTGGTCGCTATTATTCGGTGTCGGTATGATCTGGTACATCTGGTGGTTAGCCATCATTGGTTTTGCAGGTATTGTGATCACTTCTATCATTCACAGCTTTAACGATGACGTAGATTACTACGTTGAAGTAGATGAAATTAAAGCGATTGAACAGGCACACCGTGAACGTGTTGCACAAGCAAAGCAAGCAGAACTCAATGAAAGCAATAAAGATGATGTGGAGGTGAAATATGCACGCTGATGCTCACGCGCACGATCACCATAACGCAGGTGGAAACAAACTGTTTGGTTTTTGGATCTACCTAATGAGTGACTGTATTTTGTTTGCAAGCTTGTTTGCAACATTTGCAGTACTGAGAGATGCCACCGCTGGTGGTGTCTCTGGCCGTGATATTTTTGAGTTACCGTTTGTATTTGTCGAAACCATGTTACTTCTACTAAGTAGTATTACCTTTGGTTTTGGTATGATCGCGATGAAACGCAAGCAAATTGGTGCTCTTAAACTATGGATGGTAGTGACATTCATCCTAGGCGCGGGTTTCATTGGAATGGAAATCTACGAATTCCATCATCTGATTCATGCTGGCTACGGCCCAGATCACAGCGCATTTCTGTCTGCCTTCTTCACTTTAGTGGGGACCCATGGCTTGCACGTAACCTTCGGTTTGATTTGGTTAGCCGTTGGCCTAGTGCAACTTAATACCAAAGGCTTAACAGAAACCATGGAAACACGTTTTGGTTGTTTAAGCTTGTTCTGGCACTTCCTTGATATTGTTTGGATCTGTGTCTTCACATTTGTTTATCTAGTAGGGGTGATTTCATGAGTAATCAACACGCCGAATCCAGTGTGAAAGGCTATGTCGTTGGTTTTATTGCTTCACTGATTCTGACCATTGTTCCTTTCTACTATGCAAGCACGCAGAGCTTGTCACAAGCAGCAACCTACTCAATATTGTTTGGTTGCGCGATTGTGCAAGTTATCGTTCATTTTATCTATTTCTTGCATATGGAAGTGAAAACAGAAGAGGGGCGCTGGAATTTTATTTCACTGTTCTTCTCAGCCATTGTGGTGTTAATTGTGATTGGTGGTTCTATCTGGATCATGTGGAATCTTAATATCAACATGGCGATGTAGGCAGCATTATGCTTAAAGGTTACCTTTCTATCACCAAACCCGGAATCATCGTTGGTAATCTGATTTCTGTAGCAGCAGGGTTTTTCCTTGCTGCTCAGTCAGAATCAGCCAGTGCGTCATTACTGCTGTATACCATGTTAGGTGTCGGAATGGTGATTGCATCTGGATGTGTCGTTAACAACATTTTTGATCGTGATATCGATTTGAAAATGGCTCGAACTTGCAACCGTAAATTAGCAAAAGGAGAGGTGAATGCGGATCATGCGTTTATTTTTTCTTTGCTGCTGTTGCTAACCGGTACAGCCTTGGTTTATCGCGCGGCTAATCCACTGTCTGCCGTAGTGGTGTTGTTAGGATATGTGTTTTATGTATTCTTCTACACCATGTGGTACAAGCGCTCATCGGTTTATGGCACGCTGGTGGGAAGTATTTCAGGTGCGGTGCCACCTTTGGTCGGCTACCTAGCGGTAACAAACTACATCAATATCGAAGCTATTTTGCTTTTTGCATTGTTCTGTCTTTGGCAAATGCCGCATTCGTACGCAATTGCAATGTTTCGTATGGATGACTACCGCAAGGCCAATATACCGGTACTGCCTGTTGTTGCTGGGATTGAAAAAGCACGAAAACATATGATGGCATACGTTGTTGCTTTCAATATTGTGGCGTTTGCTTTGTTCCTTCTTGGTGAAGCGGGTTATGAGTATTTGTTAGTGGCTAGCGCCGTGTGTTTTATGTGGACTCGCGTGACATTTCGTCCTGTGACACAAGAGAATTATGTGGCTTGGTCTAAATCGGTGTTCAAAGTGTCTTTGGTCGTCGTTATGGGGTTAAGTTCTGTTCTTGGGCTAGAATTAATGACATCCGCTTTCATCTGATGAAAGCAGTAGAATAGTTATCCAAAGGCGCTCATCTGAATTGAGCGCCTTTTTTATTTGAAGCTGTTATACTGGCACTTGTTTCTTTACTACCTTAATAGAGCCGAATCCATGAGCTTAAAAACCGAACTGCAAAACCTAAACAACCGTTTAGATACTCGTCGCCGCAAATTAGACACGGCTCGTCAGCGTGGCGATCAAGAGCTAATTACTCGCTTCACCAATGAAATTGACGAATTAACCAAAAAAATCTCACAAATCAAGCACAAGCAAGATTATGAGGTAAATAAAAAGCGTCGAGAACTAAACCAAATGCCGTTCTCTCGTGAACTGACGAAAGCTGAACAGGCTGATCTTGGTAAGCTAAAAAAATCAGTGAAAGGTCTGGTGGTGGTTCACCCGATGACTAAAGAAGGCAAATTATTACAACTAGAAGTCATGACAGGCTTTGCTCCTCGTCCTTTCTAAATCATACCGTAGAGTGGGGGAGTGGTGTTTTACTGCCTCACTCGTCTCGCCGTTTAATCTTAAAAAGACATGTCGTTAATAGCCCAGCATATTGAGCCAATGCTCTGCTGTGGCAATGGCTTCTTTACGGTTAGCGATATTCAACTTTTGATACAGATTGCGAATATGGGTTTTAATGGTTGTTCCTGCAACATCTAATTCTTGTGCAATTTGCTCGTTGCTCAATCCTGAATAGATTAATCCCAAGACTTGCCATTCTCGCGACGTCAGTGGGCTGGTACGAATAAGTTCTGGTGCATGGGTACTGGTCGTTAACTTTTTAATAAACTCTTCGTCAAAGTGTGCTGAGCGACTATTTTGGACACTTTCAATGGCTTTAATGATGTTTGCTGCGCGGAATTTTTCTGCATCTGATAGTGCCGCCTGATTGGCGACTCTCTTAATAACGGGCAATATTAACTCTCCTCCTAACAGATAATTACCCACCATACCGGTTTGAGATGAAAGCTTAAGGGCTCGTTGCATACATTTATCCGCTTTATCATGCTGATTCTGGTGCTCGTATAAGTAGGCTTGTAACACTTGAGCACGATTAAGATCGGTAACCAGTTGGTAAGTGGTTGCTTCTTTGATAAGGAAGTTTAAACTTTGTAAGGCGAGTTTTTCTTGGCCGATAATCATATTAGCGCGAACAATATTTCGCCATTGCAGTTGGGTAAAATGATTTCGGGCCTCCTCGGGTTTGGAGGTATTGGCTAACCACTGCTCAACAGCGTCGGTATCTCCACTGACTTGCCAATAGAGAATCAAAGCGGCAGATGCATGTGCTGTCCAATCAACGTGAAATGTGGATGTATTGATGCGCTGCTGAATTTCACTGATATAACGACTTGCTTTATCTATCTCTCCGCGACTTATCGCAATGATTGCGAGTAATGAATAGCAATGTAAGTGCTTACTGCGCATCCCTTCGCCTAGCACCTCTAATCCCAGAAAAGCGTTAGTTTCACTCTCTTCTAATTGATTCCAGCACCACAGTAATTGACCTCTTATACGAAGTAAAAATTCATGTAAGGGAAGTTGCTGTAAGTGATGTTCTTTAATGAACTGAAAGGCGTTATCTTGTACTTCATAAGCGGCTTGAGCATACCCTTGAGCAAGCAAAATTTCGCTTTGTTGTAACATAGCCCAAAGTGCTTGAGGATAGATTTGATATTGGCGAGCGAGTTTTTCGGTTTGCTGCATCATTGATAATGCACGGCTTAGATCGCCGAGAACGTGATTAACTTCGCCCACGACTGAAGTGGCGACGATACGGCTTTGATAGGTTGTATTATCAAGGAAACTTAATGCTTGCTCTGCTAACTCGAGTGCCTCATTGGGCTGATTTTGATTAATCGCGACTTGTGCTTTGAGCGCGTTAAATTCGGCCTGTTCGCGAGTGCTGGGTGTTATTTTTCGCAAAGCCATCTGCTGATCGGCATAATCTAATAGGCTGGCCACCTCTTCGTATCGATGCTGACTTTGTGCTAACCACGCTTGCATTAGGCACAAACTTGGATGGCTATAGAGCGCTTCATCGTCCAGGCTATCAATTGCAATATCTAGCGCTTCTAACGCACCTTGGTTAAATAAAGGCCAACCATGAGTGAGCAGTATATCCACTTGTAATGCCATGTTATGCCCTAAACTAGCATGATGTAGGGCGAGGTTGGCATTGTTTTCGTTGAGCCAAGCTTGGGCAGCTAAAGAATGCAACTGAGCTTCTTGATCAGGCAAGCGACTTTGTCTCTGATGAGTAAGAAATTCCGCAAAAAGGTTGTGAAAGCGAAACCAATGACCTGATTCGTAATGAGAAAATAGTCGTCTATTCGCCGCAGAAGATACCGTTCTGACTGGCCAAATGAATAGCCCTAAACGCGATAGCTGCTCTAGTCGGCGCAACGCGTCATCATTACCGGTAATAATGCACGCCATCTCTGCATTAAAATCTTCAACGATGGAACATTGCATCAAAAATATTTGCGTATCGGGATCGAGTTGAGAAAAAACTTCTTCGATCAAATATTCCCACAAGTGGGTATGATCTGGCGGGGTTGTGTTGGGATCCCAATCGCTGGATTCTGGGTGGGATTGCATGGCGATCAATTGCAACGCAGAAGGCCAACCTTCTACATATTGGCGTAGGTGTTTAACCGTGACATCATCGAGTAATTTCCCGGTTCTTTTGGCCATAAAACGTGCGGTTTCATCATTATCAAACGCTAACTGCTGGTGGTCGATTTCGACTAACTGTTCTCTTACTCTTAGATTTGCCGTGCCCAGTGGTGGGACAGATCGAGAAGTTAAAACCAGCGTGATCGTTGTTGGTAAATGCTTTAAGAAAAAGCGCATCGCATCGTGGATGTCCTCGCTATGGATATGGTGATAATCATCGAGAACAAGATAGGTATGATGGGATATTGCGGTTAACTCTCCCAGTAAAATCGTAAATAGTGCGTGCAGTGACGTATATTGATGATGTTGAGCCAATGTTTGACTGTTTTCGCATTGACCATCTAATGCTTGATTAAGTGCTTGAATTAAATAATTTGTGAAGCGATAACTGTCATTATCGCTAGGGTCAATATTGAACCACCCGACATGAGGTTCATTATCCAACCATTCCAGCACCATCGTTGTCTTACCATAACCCGCAGGAGTGCGAAACAAGACCAGCTTGGCTTGTTGCGCCTGTTTAAGCATGGCCAAAATCCTTGGCCGAATTATGCGGTGGTTCTGTCTGTCAGGACGAACCAGCTTTGATGGGATCCACATGTTTTATGTCGTTCTCTTTATAGGTAGAAGATCACAATGCATGGAGCGATCGAGGATCGATAAAGAGTCATGCGCTGTGTTATTTGATCTGTGTGATTAACGCTACCTGAATATATTTTCACCATGTTTTGATCATTAACGATATTTCACTATCTGGACAAGAAATCCCTTACCTACGCCCTAATAATGAGATTTTTATCACAAAATAAAGTCTTAATCTCTTCTCTTAGCTTATCTTCTGTACCAGATAGAATGAAATTTAGTCGTTTAATACCAAGTTAGTGTGATCTAGAGAACATTTTTGATCTCTATTCTGAATGGTTATTCGCTATGCAATCAAAAGCAGAACTACTGTTAATACAAGTAGGATACCTATGTCGTCATAGTTGGCTTGGGGTCCGGGTGGGTCGCTCAGATGAAACGTGTTTACTCAACATGATCGAAAAAACGTTACAGAACGAGTCACAACCTTAGGTACGGCATTCTCTACGCCTCACAAACTACGCCCACTCAGTTGAGTGGGAGGATGAGGTGTCTCAATAAAAAGGGATGCACGATATGTCTCAAATGGATGAAATAACAGGTGAGATTTCGCAATGAAACCTACGCAAAAATACCCGTTCGATAAAGAGTTATTTAAAGGTAATGTTAAACGTCATTTAAATGCGACTTATGCAACGACCGTTGAGCATGCTTCAACCCATGCTTGGTACTTAGCAATGGCGCGTGCACTGGCTGAATTAACCATGTTGAACTTGCTAGAAACAGAGCAAGACGAACGGATCGTTAAAGCGAAAAGCCTCAACTATCTTTCTCTAGAATTTTTGATTGGTAGGCTGACTGGTAATAACTTAATCAGTTTAGGATTGTTCGATTCCGTTGCCGATGCAATGTCGGAATTAGGACAGAATGTTACCGATTTGCTTGAAGAAGAGCGTGACCCATCATTGGGAAATGGTGGTCTTGGTCGTTTGGCCGCATGTTATATGGATTCCTGTGCAGCACTAGAATACCCCACAGTGGGTTATGGTTTGCACTATGAATATGGTCTATTTAAACAATCATTTGATCATTGTCATCAGAAAGAATCTCCAGATGCATGGCAGGGGATTGAAGGCTATCCATGGGAAGTTCCACGTCCGGAATTAAAGCAAGACATCGGCTTTTACGGCCATGTTGAAGTTACACATGTGGATGGAAAGGAAAAGCGCCACTGGGTGCCTGGGATGATCGTACAAGCGATGCCATGGGATTTACCCATTGTCGGATTTGAAAATGACACGGTTTATCCGCTGCGTTTATGGGAAGCCCGAGCGATTGCTCCTTTCTCCCTAGAAAGCTTTAACAATGGTAACTATTTTGAAGCGCAGCACGCTTTGATTGATGCTGACAACATTACCAAGGTGCTGTATCCAAACGATAACCATGAAAAGGGCAAAACACTGCGTTTAATGCAGCAATATTTTCATAGTGCTGCATCTGTTCGTGATATTTTGCGTCGTCACTTAAATGCCGGATTTTCACTAGAAGAGTTACCTGAGCACGAAACTATCCAGTTAAATGATACTCACCCAACAATCGCTATTCCTGAGTTGATGCGGATTTTCATTGATGAAAAAGAGATGTCTTGGGAAAAAGCATGGGGAATTTGTAGTAAGACGTTTGCTTACACTAACCACACTTTGTTGCCTGAAGCGCTGGAAACGTGGGATGAAGGATTAATCCAACGGTTATTGCCTCGTCATATGGAGATCATCTACGAAATTAACCGCCGCTTCTTGTTGGAAGTGAGTGCTAAGTGGCCCGGTGATGTATCGAAGCAGCAAACGCTATCAGTGATTCAAGAAGGCTTCCATCGTATGGTACGAATGGCCAATCTTTGTGTCGTTGGCTCTTATGCGGTGAATGGTGTCGCGGCAATGCACTCTCAATTAGTAAAACAGCACCTTTTCCCTGAGTTCAACGAACTTTATCCTGGACGTTTGCAAAACGTGACCAACGGGATTACCCCTCGTCGTTGGCTGAAGTTTTGTAACCCTGGTCTTTCTGATCTCATCACAGAAAAAATTGGCGATAAATGGACCTCACATTTAGATCAGCTACAAGCCATTGCTAAATATGCCGATGATAAAACCTTCCAGCAACGTTTTATGGCGGTGAAGAAAGAGAATAAAGAACGGTTGGCCGCTTGGGTGAAAGATCATATGGATATTGATCTTAATACCGATGCCATTTTTGATGTGCAAATAAAGCGGTTACATGAATACAAACGTCAGCATTTAAACATGCTGCACATATTGTCGCTGTATCATCGCTTAACAACGGATCCAGATTTTGATATGCAACCGAGAGTGGTGTTCTTTGCTGCCAAAGCTGCGCCAGGCTATCACCTTGCCAAAGAGATCATTTATGCGATCAACAAAATCGCCGAAAAAATTAATGTGGATCCGCGAGTCAATGACAAGTTGAAAGTCGTTTTCATTCCTGATTATCGCGTCAGTATTGCAGAAATTATTATTCCAGCAGCCGATGTTTCAGAACAAATTTCTACAGCAGGTAAAGAGGCATCGGGCACCGGTAACATGAAACTTGCACTCAATGGCGCTTTGACTATCGGTACGATGGATGGTGCTAACGTGGAAATTCGTGAAGAGGTTGGCGATGACAATATTTACATCTTTGGCCTCGATATCGATGGTGTCAATGAATTGCGAGCGAGTGGGTATAACCCTTATGACTTCTACCAGGCTGATCCGTTACTTAAAGCATCTTTAGATCTTTTAGTTGGTGAAGAATTTACTCCCGGTGAACCAGGAAAATTACGCACAACGTATGACAGCTTGCTTAATGGTGGGGATCCTTACCTAGTACTGGCGGATTTTGCTTCTTATGTTGAAGCTCAAACCCAACTTGATCTTGATTACGGCGATCAATCTGGTTGGGCTAAAAAGGCCATTCTGAATACAGCACTAATGGGTAAATTCAGTTCGGATCGTAGTATTCAAGATTATGTGAAGCAGATTTGGAAACTAACACCAGTCAAGCGCTAGTCGTGCCATAACGGTACGTAAGATGGTTCCAAGGATTGTGATTGAAAAGCATGGACGCTTTTCGGAGTTGGGAATGATTGATAGTAATGTACTAAAAAAAGTGGCTGAGCAGGCGAATATTTCAGACAGTTACATCAGCGCTCGAGGAGAATTTACTCCTGTTGCAGCGGGTGTGATAGAGCAACTATTGGCTGATCTGGGTTACGATATCAGTAGTGATGATTTGTTATTAGCCAGTGCAGAAAAAAAGCACAAAGCGGAATTACTCGAGCCTGTATTGGTATTACACCAAGATGAAGCGTTAGAAATACCATTACGGGTGTCCATAGGTAGTCGAGCTTCTGATTTCCATTGGTCACTGACTACTGAACAAGGAAATACGTTTCAGGGGGACGTGAGTGAGGTGATTGCTCGTGATGACCGCGAACACACTGGTACTCTCATTTTGCATTTACCGGTTCAGCTTGAAATGGGGTATCACCAATTTACGTTGACCCGAAAACGGCGCAAGGCACCTTATCAGATGCGCTTAATTATTGCTCCGCGCGCATGTTATAAGCAGCCAGAGATAGAACAAGGTAAAAAGTTATGGGGTCCAAGCGTGCAGTTATATACGCTTAAAACCCAACACAATTGGGGAATGGGAGATTTTGGCGATTTAAAACAATTGGTTTCAGATATTGCCTCTCGGGGTGGGGATTTCGTCGGTCTTAACCCGATTCATGCCTTATTTCCTGCTAACCCTGAAGCGGCTAGCCCTTATAGTCCATCTTCTCGACGTTGGTTAAACATCCTCTACATTGATGTCAGTTCAGTTCCTGAGTTTTCATTAAGTGCCACGGCGCAGCAAGTGGTGGGAGGGCCTGAGTTTCAATCTCGTTTGCAGAAAGTACGTGATACCCATTGGGTCAACTATACCGACGTTGCTGAACTTAAAATGAGTGTATTGCCGCTGCTTTATGATGAATTTAAACAGCGTCATTTATCGAGTAATAGTGAGCGTGCCCAGTTATTTAAGCAGTTCGTAGAAGAGGGGGGAAGTAGCTTACTACAGCAGGCCACATTTGATGCTCTTCATGCTCACCTACAAAACGAACAGCATAATTTGTGGGGTTGGCCAGCCTTTCCTGAGCAATATCGCCGTTACGAAAATAGTGAAGTGCAGCAGTTTGCTCAAGAGCATCAGGATAAAGTGCAACTGTATCTGTATTTACAGTGGGTTGCCGATACACAAATTCACGAAGCGCAGCAACTCGCGTTACAAAAAGGAATGACTGTCGGGTTATATCGTGATCTTGCCGTTGGTGTGGCTGATTCTGGCTCTGAAACTTGGTCTGATAATGGCAATTTGGTGCTACAAGCCAGCGTTGGCGCTCCGCCAGATATACTTGGACCGCTAGGACAAAATTGGGGACTGCCTCCTCTAAATCCTCAAAAATTGCAGGAAACAGGGTATGAACTGTTTATCCAATTATTGAGGCGTAACATGCAGCATTGTGGTGCTTTACGTATTGATCACGTGATGGGATTACTGCGTTTATGGTGGATTCCGCGTGGTGAGTCTGCTACCAATGGTGCATATATGTATTATCCCGTTAAAGACATGCTAGCGATTCTTGCGCTTGAATCCCATCGCCAACAATGCAGTGTTATTGGCGAAGATTTGGGAACCGTTCCCGATGAAATGGCAGATTTGTTGCGTGATGCTGGTGTTCACTCCTACAAAGTTTTCTTCTTTGAAACCTCCAAGACAGATGGAGGCTACATATCACCTAAGCATTATCCGATTCAATCGATGGCGACACTGTGCACTCATGACATGCCGACGCTACGAGGATTTTGGCACTGTGAAGATTTAAAACTGGGTGGTGAAATCGGTCTATATCCAGATAAAGAACAACTGCAGCGTTTATTTGATGACCGTTTACGCAGCAAACAAGGTATTTTGGATTCTGTCGCTGGTCATGGCCGTTTGCCTGAAGGGATTGGCCATGATGCCATGTATGTGCCGATGGATTCCTATTTGAGTGAAGCATTG
It encodes:
- the malQ gene encoding 4-alpha-glucanotransferase; protein product: MIDSNVLKKVAEQANISDSYISARGEFTPVAAGVIEQLLADLGYDISSDDLLLASAEKKHKAELLEPVLVLHQDEALEIPLRVSIGSRASDFHWSLTTEQGNTFQGDVSEVIARDDREHTGTLILHLPVQLEMGYHQFTLTRKRRKAPYQMRLIIAPRACYKQPEIEQGKKLWGPSVQLYTLKTQHNWGMGDFGDLKQLVSDIASRGGDFVGLNPIHALFPANPEAASPYSPSSRRWLNILYIDVSSVPEFSLSATAQQVVGGPEFQSRLQKVRDTHWVNYTDVAELKMSVLPLLYDEFKQRHLSSNSERAQLFKQFVEEGGSSLLQQATFDALHAHLQNEQHNLWGWPAFPEQYRRYENSEVQQFAQEHQDKVQLYLYLQWVADTQIHEAQQLALQKGMTVGLYRDLAVGVADSGSETWSDNGNLVLQASVGAPPDILGPLGQNWGLPPLNPQKLQETGYELFIQLLRRNMQHCGALRIDHVMGLLRLWWIPRGESATNGAYMYYPVKDMLAILALESHRQQCSVIGEDLGTVPDEMADLLRDAGVHSYKVFFFETSKTDGGYISPKHYPIQSMATLCTHDMPTLRGFWHCEDLKLGGEIGLYPDKEQLQRLFDDRLRSKQGILDSVAGHGRLPEGIGHDAMYVPMDSYLSEALQLHVAAGSSALLSVQLEDWLEMDQPVNIPGTVDEYPNWRRKLSCNLEQMFAKEEVNRMAAHLSEIRQQVSRS